A single window of Candidatus Methylomirabilis sp. DNA harbors:
- a CDS encoding Gfo/Idh/MocA family oxidoreductase, translating into MGVGDRPIPVAVIGVGHVGQHHARLYRELPGAELVAVCDTDAARAAAVAAREGTEAVADFRSLLGKVDAVSVAVPTVHHRAVAGAFLEAGADVLVEKPIAETLEEAEALVAAARRADRVLQVGHVERFNGGVRALHALVGEPGFIECHRLGPFAGRGTDVDVVRDLMIHDIDIILSLVRSPVVQVQAVGVPVISDRVDIANARLQFASGCIANVTASRVSVERLRKLRIFQRDTYLALDYAAQEVACYRRLLPPPGAPVSELPRIVREEVAVDKAEPLRLELESFLAAVRTRARPVVSGEEALEALRVAGEILAKL; encoded by the coding sequence GTGGGCGTAGGGGACCGGCCGATTCCGGTGGCCGTCATCGGGGTGGGCCACGTGGGGCAGCACCACGCGCGGCTATACCGGGAACTGCCGGGAGCCGAGCTGGTCGCCGTGTGCGACACGGATGCGGCCCGCGCGGCGGCCGTCGCCGCCCGCGAGGGCACCGAGGCGGTGGCGGACTTCCGGAGCCTGCTGGGGAAGGTCGACGCGGTCAGCGTTGCCGTCCCGACGGTCCACCACCGCGCTGTGGCGGGCGCGTTCCTGGAGGCCGGCGCCGATGTCCTGGTGGAGAAGCCCATCGCCGAGACCTTGGAAGAGGCGGAGGCGCTGGTGGCCGCGGCGCGCCGGGCGGACCGCGTGCTCCAGGTGGGCCACGTGGAGCGTTTCAACGGGGGGGTTCGGGCGCTGCACGCACTCGTCGGGGAGCCGGGGTTCATCGAATGCCACCGGCTGGGGCCCTTCGCCGGCCGGGGAACCGACGTGGACGTGGTCCGGGATCTCATGATCCACGATATCGATATCATCCTGAGCCTCGTCCGGTCCCCCGTGGTCCAGGTGCAGGCGGTGGGGGTCCCCGTCATCTCGGACCGGGTGGACATCGCCAATGCCCGCCTGCAGTTCGCCTCCGGGTGCATCGCGAATGTGACCGCGAGCCGCGTGAGCGTCGAGCGCCTCCGCAAGCTCCGCATCTTCCAGCGGGACACCTACCTGGCGCTGGACTACGCGGCGCAGGAGGTGGCCTGCTACCGGCGCCTCCTCCCGCCTCCCGGCGCCCCCGTCAGCGAGTTGCCCCGCATCGTCCGGGAGGAGGTGGCGGTCGACAAGGCCGAGCCGCTTCGCCTGGAGCTGGAGAGCTTCCTGGCTGCCGTCCGGACCCGGGCCCGTCCGGTGGTCTCCGGGGAAGAGGCGCTGGAGGCGCTCCGAGTCGCGGGAGAAATCCTGGCAAAGCTCTAG
- a CDS encoding lysophospholipid acyltransferase family protein: MRRLLRRLRRSRPVLAAGASMGAAALWLLRRTLRLRMVGREWAEAFHAREKRPLIFTFWHGRLLMMPFSWPGRPATILVSRHADGEVLSRIAWRFGIRSVRGSTSRGAHAGLRAMLRAYQDGSHLATGTDGPRGPRERAQLGVIELARRTGAPVVPIGFGASRGWFLPTWDRFFIPCPFARGTFVFGEALLVPPGADRVAIEAARVELERRLNAVTAAADAAGRG; this comes from the coding sequence ATGCGGCGCCTCCTGCGGCGGCTCCGGCGCTCCCGCCCCGTGCTGGCTGCCGGGGCCTCGATGGGCGCGGCCGCCCTCTGGCTCCTCCGCCGAACCCTCCGCCTCCGGATGGTGGGGCGGGAGTGGGCCGAGGCCTTTCACGCGCGGGAGAAACGACCGCTCATCTTCACCTTCTGGCACGGGCGCCTCCTCATGATGCCGTTTTCGTGGCCGGGCAGGCCGGCCACAATCCTGGTCAGCCGCCACGCCGACGGGGAGGTGCTCAGCAGGATCGCCTGGCGCTTCGGTATTCGGAGCGTGCGCGGGTCCACCTCCCGGGGGGCGCACGCGGGTCTCCGGGCGATGCTCCGCGCCTACCAGGATGGTTCGCACCTGGCGACCGGGACGGATGGCCCGCGGGGGCCCCGGGAGCGCGCCCAGCTCGGCGTCATCGAGCTGGCCCGGCGGACCGGCGCGCCAGTGGTCCCGATCGGCTTCGGCGCGAGCCGGGGCTGGTTCCTTCCCACCTGGGACCGGTTCTTCATCCCCTGCCCCTTTGCCCGGGGCACCTTCGTCTTCGGTGAGGCCCTCCTGGTCCCTCCGGGGGCGGACCGGGTCGCCATCGAGGCGGCGCGGGTCGAACTGGAGCGCCGGCTCAACGCCGTCACCGCCGCGGCGGATGCGGCGGGGAGGGGCTGA
- the lpxA gene encoding acyl-ACP--UDP-N-acetylglucosamine O-acyltransferase translates to MSIHPTAIVAPTARLETGVTIGPYSTLGDHVTLGEGTTIGAHVVIEAGAHVGKHCRIFSHAVLSSEPQDLKFQGEKSQLIVGDGTVIREFATLNRATSGGGGKTVVGRGCLIMAYAHVAHDCHLADGVILANGATLGGHVIIEEHAIIGGLTGVHQFCRIGAHAIIGGCSGILLDVPPYVKAQGNRARLFGLNTVGLKRRNFPPETIRHLKQAYRLLFLSGLTTSQALERITAEVPTCAEIQHLVHFIKTSDRGITR, encoded by the coding sequence TGTCGCCCCAACGGCCCGCCTGGAGACCGGAGTCACCATCGGTCCCTACAGCACGCTCGGGGACCACGTCACCCTGGGAGAGGGCACCACCATCGGCGCTCACGTCGTCATCGAGGCGGGGGCCCATGTGGGCAAGCACTGCCGGATCTTCTCCCACGCGGTCCTGAGCTCGGAGCCCCAGGACCTGAAGTTCCAGGGAGAGAAGAGCCAGCTCATCGTGGGGGATGGGACCGTCATCCGGGAGTTCGCGACGCTGAACCGGGCCACGAGCGGCGGGGGGGGAAAGACCGTCGTGGGTCGGGGCTGCCTCATCATGGCCTACGCGCACGTGGCCCACGACTGCCACCTGGCGGACGGCGTCATCCTGGCGAACGGTGCGACCCTCGGCGGGCACGTCATCATTGAGGAGCATGCCATCATCGGCGGGCTGACGGGCGTGCACCAGTTCTGTCGGATCGGGGCGCACGCGATCATCGGGGGCTGCTCCGGGATCCTTCTGGACGTTCCCCCCTACGTGAAGGCGCAGGGGAATCGGGCGCGCCTCTTCGGCCTGAACACGGTCGGGCTGAAGCGCCGCAACTTCCCCCCCGAGACCATCCGGCATCTGAAGCAGGCCTACCGCTTGCTCTTCCTCTCCGGCCTCACCACCAGCCAGGCGCTGGAGCGGATCACCGCTGAAGTCCCGACCTGCGCGGAGATCCAGCACCTGGTCCACTTCATCAAGACTTCCGACCGGGGGATCACCCGGTGA
- the lpxI gene encoding UDP-2,3-diacylglucosamine diphosphatase LpxI (LpxI, functionally equivalent to LpxH, replaces it in LPS biosynthesis in a minority of bacteria.), whose translation MSGTADALGLIAGCGPLPLIAAREAKARGLRVVAVALREETDPALEGIADRTAWVSVGQLGALLRAFRREGVTEAIMVGKVQMTHLFGRIRPDLRGARLFARLRDRRGDAILEGVADELAKEGITLRPSTDFLGGILLGQGVLTRRAPTPAEREDIRFGREIARTIAALKIGQTVVVRRGTVVAVESVEGTDAAIRRGGALAKEGVVVVKASRPDHDFRFDVPVIGQSTVEALREVRGRALAVEAGRTLCLDREKMVAVADEGGIAIIAE comes from the coding sequence GTGAGCGGGACGGCCGACGCCCTGGGCCTCATCGCGGGCTGCGGCCCGCTCCCCCTGATCGCCGCGCGGGAGGCCAAGGCCCGGGGGCTCCGGGTCGTGGCCGTCGCCCTCCGGGAGGAGACCGACCCCGCCCTGGAGGGCATCGCGGACCGGACCGCCTGGGTCAGCGTGGGGCAGCTCGGGGCCCTCCTGCGGGCGTTTCGGCGGGAGGGGGTGACGGAGGCCATCATGGTCGGGAAAGTCCAGATGACACACCTCTTCGGCCGGATCCGGCCGGATCTGCGCGGGGCGCGCCTTTTCGCCCGACTGCGGGACCGCCGCGGGGACGCGATCCTGGAGGGGGTGGCGGACGAGCTGGCGAAGGAGGGGATCACCCTCCGGCCGTCCACCGACTTTCTGGGGGGCATCCTGCTCGGGCAGGGAGTCCTCACCCGCCGGGCGCCCACGCCGGCGGAGCGGGAGGACATCCGTTTCGGCCGGGAGATCGCTCGGACCATCGCCGCCCTCAAGATCGGGCAGACGGTGGTAGTCAGGCGGGGAACCGTGGTGGCGGTGGAGTCTGTCGAGGGGACCGACGCCGCCATCCGCCGCGGAGGCGCCCTGGCGAAGGAGGGGGTGGTGGTGGTGAAGGCCTCCCGCCCCGATCACGACTTCCGCTTCGATGTCCCCGTCATCGGGCAGAGTACCGTGGAGGCCCTGCGGGAGGTTCGGGGCCGGGCCCTGGCCGTCGAGGCCGGCCGAACCCTCTGTCTCGACCGGGAAAAGATGGTGGCGGTGGCCGACGAGGGCGGAATCGCGATCATCGCGGAGTAG
- the lpxB gene encoding lipid-A-disaccharide synthase — protein sequence MGGGWILLSAGEASGDLLGAELATELKRRTPDLELAGMGGDRMAAAGVALAVQARDVAVVGLTEALARLPRLWRAYRLLVGMLRDPRPDLLLCIDFPEFNLRLARAAARVGVPVCYYVSPQIWAWRRGRIRTLRRLVRRMLVIFPFEEALYREAGVPVRFVGHPLLDRVQAVPSREVCRARLGLLGGERLIGLLPGSREAEVRRHLPVMAEAAARIGTALPGTRFAVAVADTVAPERLTPLVPSDLRAAIRLVTGDTYGVIRAAELVIAASGTVTLEAGVLGTPLVVIYKVSPLTYLAGRLLIRVPFIGMVNLVAGRQVAPELIQGAATPERIAAEALSLLRDPTRLAAVRAELARLPGLLGEGGAPGRAAEAVLACLAEARR from the coding sequence ATGGGAGGTGGGTGGATTCTCCTGTCCGCCGGTGAGGCCTCCGGAGACCTCCTGGGGGCGGAGCTGGCCACAGAACTGAAGCGCCGCACGCCCGACCTGGAGCTTGCGGGCATGGGGGGGGATCGGATGGCGGCTGCGGGGGTCGCGCTGGCCGTGCAGGCCCGCGACGTGGCGGTGGTAGGCCTGACCGAAGCCCTGGCGCGGCTCCCGAGGCTCTGGCGCGCCTACCGACTTCTCGTCGGTATGCTGCGGGACCCGCGGCCCGACCTGCTCCTCTGCATCGACTTCCCGGAGTTTAACCTCCGCCTCGCCCGCGCCGCCGCCCGGGTAGGCGTGCCCGTCTGCTACTACGTGAGTCCGCAGATCTGGGCATGGCGACGCGGTCGGATCCGGACCCTCCGGCGCCTCGTCCGAAGGATGCTGGTCATCTTCCCCTTCGAGGAGGCCCTCTACCGCGAAGCCGGGGTGCCGGTGCGCTTCGTGGGCCACCCGCTTCTGGATCGGGTGCAGGCCGTTCCGTCCCGAGAGGTCTGCCGGGCCCGCCTCGGCCTTCTCGGGGGGGAGCGGCTGATCGGCCTCCTGCCGGGGAGCCGCGAGGCCGAGGTCCGACGCCACCTGCCCGTGATGGCGGAGGCCGCGGCGCGTATCGGGACTGCCCTCCCCGGGACCCGATTCGCCGTGGCCGTGGCGGACACCGTCGCACCCGAGAGGCTGACCCCGCTCGTCCCCTCGGACCTGAGAGCCGCCATCCGCCTCGTGACGGGGGACACCTACGGCGTCATCCGAGCGGCCGAGCTGGTCATCGCCGCCAGCGGCACGGTAACACTGGAGGCGGGGGTTCTGGGGACCCCGCTGGTCGTGATCTACAAGGTCTCCCCCCTCACCTACCTCGCCGGGCGGCTCCTTATCCGTGTGCCGTTCATCGGCATGGTGAACCTGGTTGCCGGTCGCCAGGTGGCGCCGGAGTTGATCCAGGGCGCGGCCACCCCCGAGCGGATCGCGGCCGAGGCCCTGAGTTTGCTCCGGGACCCGACACGCCTGGCGGCGGTGCGAGCGGAGCTCGCCCGTCTTCCCGGACTGCTGGGGGAGGGGGGGGCGCCGGGCCGGGCGGCCGAAGCTGTCCTCGCGTGCCTGGCGGAGGCGCGCCGCTGA